Genomic DNA from Acidaminococcales bacterium:
GCAAAGGCGCAAGCTTGGGAAAATAGCGCGCCTTGAAGGTATCCCATTAAAAATTTGTTCTGATGAGCAGTTCTGTTTTAAATTCTTTTTTGAACCAGTCAAGATTGCCGCGCAACTCGTCCAATTCTATACGGGTCGATCCATCTATGGCAACGCCCAATACTGCCCGCCCGTCGGCCAATATGTCCGGGAATACGTCTTTGACGGCGTTGGTTTCCGTAAAGTCAAGATTTTCGGCCATAGCCAGGATCACCGCCAGTTTACGGGCGGCCGCTATGTCTTTTTCGCTCAGAAAATCTTTGTATATCCCGCGCTGAAGATTTTTCATGGACACGCTGTTGTGCCAGTTGGCGACAAGCGCGGCCATTATCTGCTCACGGTGGGTCACTCCCATGAGCGGGGCGTTTTCAATCAGGTAAGCGCTGTGCCGCGGATGGAAATAATAGTTTATGCTGATGCCAAGGTCATGCAGGGCGGACGCTATATAAAGCACTTTGAAATCGTCGCCGCCCAGTTTGTGCAATGATTTCCAAGCCGCAAACATTTTTTCCGCCAACAAGGTTACCTTGCGCGAGTGAGCGGCGCGGCCCACGGTAAAAGACAT
This window encodes:
- a CDS encoding Ppx/GppA family phosphatase, whose translation is QKIPGLTSERADLILAGVTIINTLISTAKSKEIIVSGCGLREGMFYDYYLRRLGRPAMVENILKESVENMMSFTVGRAAHSRKVTLLAEKMFAAWKSLHKLGGDDFKVLYIASALHDLGISINYYFHPRHSAYLIENAPLMGVTHREQIMAALVANWHNSVSMKNLQRGIYKDFLSEKDIAAARKLAVILAMAENLDFTETNAVKDVFPDILADGRAVLGVAIDGSTRIELDELRGNLDWFKKEFKTELLIRTNF